One genomic region from Candidatus Bathyarchaeia archaeon encodes:
- a CDS encoding TatD family nuclease-associated radical SAM protein, giving the protein MAAKKHPSIVYWLGENLYLNITNRCSNNCYFCLKNFREGVGGFNLKLEREPAVNEIVAELEDVINWRNWREIVFCGFGEPLMRLDCVLEVSRWIRKHYGKIVTLRVDTNGQALLLNEGRKVIEELKMAGIDKVSVSLNAHDKDTYNQVCKPIFENAFESVIEFVKKAKELLEVEITAVRIPEVKTQKVEEIARQIGVKFRVREYIQPFW; this is encoded by the coding sequence ATGGCAGCTAAAAAGCATCCAAGCATTGTTTACTGGCTTGGAGAAAATCTATACCTTAACATAACAAATAGGTGTTCCAACAACTGTTACTTCTGTCTGAAAAACTTTCGAGAGGGTGTAGGAGGGTTTAATCTAAAACTTGAAAGAGAACCCGCCGTCAACGAAATAGTTGCAGAGCTTGAAGATGTCATAAATTGGCGGAATTGGCGTGAAATTGTTTTCTGCGGTTTCGGAGAGCCTCTAATGAGGCTTGACTGTGTTTTGGAAGTTAGCAGATGGATAAGGAAGCATTATGGAAAAATTGTGACGTTAAGGGTGGACACGAATGGCCAAGCACTCCTACTTAATGAGGGGCGAAAGGTTATTGAAGAGTTGAAAATGGCTGGCATTGACAAGGTAAGCGTTAGCCTAAATGCCCACGACAAAGACACCTACAACCAAGTCTGCAAGCCAATATTCGAAAACGCATTTGAAAGTGTCATAGAATTCGTTAAGAAGGCGAAGGAGCTTCTAGAAGTGGAGATAACAGCTGTCAGAATTCCAGAAGTTAAAACCCAAAAAGTAGAGGAAATTGCGAGGCAGATAGGCGTAAAATTTAGGGTTAGGGAATATATACAGCCTTTCTGGTAG
- a CDS encoding DUF296 domain-containing protein produces the protein MLEGKIGRIIFSRILEDEDLADAIKQRAEKSGVKAGLITVIGSLKTAVLGYYKEGEYKHIRLDGPLEIASCAGNIAVDEKGGTVIHAHIVVTDEDGKAFGGHLMQGSVVGVTAELAIIEGVGLNLQRIFDGKTKLKLLRLS, from the coding sequence GTGCTGGAAGGAAAAATTGGAAGAATAATTTTCTCACGAATACTTGAAGATGAAGATTTGGCAGACGCTATCAAACAAAGAGCTGAAAAAAGCGGAGTGAAGGCTGGTTTAATAACTGTTATTGGAAGCCTAAAAACTGCTGTACTTGGCTACTACAAGGAGGGCGAATACAAACACATTCGGTTAGACGGGCCGTTGGAAATTGCCTCATGCGCTGGGAATATTGCCGTCGACGAGAAAGGCGGAACAGTAATTCATGCACACATAGTTGTCACGGACGAAGATGGCAAGGCCTTTGGCGGCCATTTGATGCAAGGCTCGGTTGTCGGCGTCACAGCAGAGCTCGCCATAATTGAGGGTGTAGGCTTAAACTTACAGAGGATTTTTGATGGGAAGACAAAGCTTAAGCTCTTAAGGCTTAGCTAA
- a CDS encoding HDIG domain-containing protein: MPSLVMPMLKREEALNLVKQHVSKRNIVYHMLAVEAIMRSLARHFKEDEEKWGLVGLIHDIDYEKTEATPERHSLVAEQILRDILPEELLRAIKAHNFKHTGVKPESRMEKALIASDAISGLLVACALVMPSKKLEEVKVETVAKKFKDKDFARGADRERILLCEEIGLQREQFFEIALNGLKGIAKEIGL, translated from the coding sequence ATGCCTAGCCTAGTGATGCCAATGCTTAAACGCGAGGAAGCCCTAAACCTTGTTAAACAGCATGTCTCTAAAAGAAACATTGTTTATCATATGCTTGCCGTTGAAGCCATAATGCGGAGCCTTGCAAGACATTTTAAGGAAGACGAGGAAAAATGGGGTTTGGTGGGCTTAATCCACGACATTGACTACGAAAAAACCGAAGCCACGCCGGAAAGGCACAGCCTAGTTGCCGAGCAAATTCTTAGAGACATTTTGCCTGAAGAACTTCTAAGAGCGATAAAAGCCCATAACTTTAAACATACTGGTGTAAAGCCTGAAAGCAGAATGGAGAAAGCCCTCATCGCCAGCGACGCCATTTCAGGCTTGCTGGTGGCATGCGCCCTTGTAATGCCTTCCAAAAAGTTGGAAGAAGTGAAAGTGGAAACCGTTGCGAAAAAGTTTAAGGATAAGGACTTCGCAAGGGGCGCCGACAGAGAGAGAATTTTGCTCTGTGAGGAAATTGGACTTCAAAGGGAGCAGTTTTTTGAAATAGCCCTAAACGGGTTGAAAGGGATAGCCAAAGAAATAGGTCTCTAA
- a CDS encoding CTP synthase, giving the protein MVKYIFVTGGVLSSVGKGIVTSSIGKMLQARGFKVTAIKIDPYVNVDAGTMNPYMHGEVYVTDDGGETDLDLGWYERFLDLNLKRENNITTGIVYKAVIEKERRGDFLGRCVQIVPHVTNEIKSRIRNVALNAKVDVALTEVGGTVGDIEGLPFLEAIRQMRLEEGYENTLYVHVALVPILDVTKEMKTKPLQHSVNELRRIGIQPDIIVARCSKMIDSEALRKIALFGTIPENAVFCSYNVESIYQVPLILDEQGMGSFICKRLGLPEHKPNFEDWRKFVSAVLNPEHEVKIALVGKYAGLADSYVSMSEALRHGGAACKTKVDIHYIEAETFERNPNKVQMLKEFDGIFVPYGFGPRGTEGKIMAIKFARENNIPFLGICYGFQLAVVEFARNVCGFEKANSTEIDPNTPHPVIDLMPEQKGIEYKGATMRLGAHKIVIKPNTTAHMLYKSEEVYERHRHRFEVNMDYVEKLEKNGLVFSGRSPDGRRMEILELPNHFFFFASQFHGEFKSRPGKPDPEYYGFVKACLDKKLEKAKPEF; this is encoded by the coding sequence ATGGTTAAATACATTTTTGTGACGGGCGGCGTTTTAAGTTCCGTTGGTAAGGGTATTGTAACTTCATCTATTGGAAAGATGCTTCAAGCCAGAGGGTTTAAGGTTACCGCCATTAAAATCGACCCTTACGTGAATGTTGACGCTGGAACCATGAACCCATACATGCACGGTGAAGTTTATGTGACAGACGATGGCGGGGAAACAGACTTGGACTTGGGTTGGTATGAACGTTTCTTAGACTTAAACTTGAAAAGGGAGAACAACATCACAACGGGTATCGTTTACAAGGCTGTTATTGAAAAGGAACGGCGGGGCGACTTCCTCGGAAGATGCGTCCAAATAGTGCCCCATGTGACTAATGAGATAAAGAGCCGAATAAGGAATGTGGCTTTAAACGCGAAGGTTGATGTGGCTCTAACAGAGGTTGGCGGAACCGTAGGCGACATTGAAGGCTTACCCTTCCTTGAGGCTATAAGGCAGATGCGCCTTGAAGAAGGCTATGAAAACACTTTGTACGTGCATGTCGCTCTAGTCCCAATATTGGACGTTACAAAGGAGATGAAGACAAAACCACTACAGCACAGCGTTAACGAGTTGAGGCGAATTGGCATACAACCAGACATAATAGTGGCAAGATGCTCCAAAATGATAGATTCAGAAGCCTTGAGAAAAATAGCCTTGTTCGGCACAATTCCGGAAAACGCCGTTTTCTGCTCATACAACGTTGAATCCATCTATCAGGTTCCGCTAATCCTCGACGAGCAGGGAATGGGCAGCTTCATATGCAAGAGGCTTGGGCTTCCAGAACACAAACCAAACTTTGAAGACTGGAGGAAGTTCGTTAGTGCTGTACTAAACCCGGAACACGAGGTCAAAATAGCCTTGGTGGGCAAATATGCCGGATTAGCAGATAGCTATGTAAGCATGAGTGAGGCACTGCGCCACGGTGGTGCGGCATGCAAAACAAAAGTGGACATCCACTACATAGAAGCAGAAACCTTCGAGAGAAACCCCAACAAGGTTCAAATGCTGAAAGAATTTGATGGAATCTTCGTCCCGTATGGTTTCGGTCCAAGGGGAACTGAAGGAAAAATTATGGCTATAAAATTTGCAAGAGAAAACAACATACCGTTTCTGGGCATATGCTATGGCTTCCAATTAGCCGTTGTGGAATTCGCCAGAAACGTATGCGGCTTTGAGAAGGCAAACAGCACAGAAATAGACCCAAACACACCCCATCCAGTGATAGACCTAATGCCGGAGCAGAAGGGCATAGAATATAAGGGCGCAACCATGCGCCTCGGAGCCCACAAAATAGTCATAAAACCAAACACCACGGCGCATATGCTATACAAAAGCGAGGAGGTTTATGAGCGCCACCGCCATAGATTCGAAGTCAACATGGACTATGTCGAAAAGCTGGAAAAGAATGGCTTGGTTTTCTCTGGGAGAAGCCCAGACGGAAGGAGAATGGAAATCCTAGAACTGCCCAACCACTTCTTCTTTTTCGCATCCCAATTTCACGGGGAATTCAAAAGCCGCCCGGGAAAGCCAGACCCAGAATATTACGGCTTTGTCAAGGCTTGCTTGGACAAGAAGCTTGAAAAGGCTAAACCCGAATTCTAG
- a CDS encoding lysylphosphatidylglycerol synthase transmembrane domain-containing protein, with translation MASAKPKITWKTLIMLLVGIIAFVLYLFILRVDIPEIIAKIQNVNMPLYLLAASLIFVEMFLYSLAWHSLLSFLSVKLSVLKSYLYVWYGNFMDIIIPAESISGEISRAYLITREQGNSVSGKVAASLVAHRLIGMSVGAATIGTGTIMLLMAPVNPLIFNLSVFVTAATIFFILLLVILCVKINWTLKIIDRLIKIIEFVGKGRWKSRLAKAKEDAFKIVGMFHDSMKEYARAPKVVLTSILLSAFSWLSYLAICYIVFLALGFDKPPLDMISIIFVTQSITTAIKSIPIGIPFEVGLPEITMTTLYVVFGIPFDVSATATILTRILSLWMKFFVGFAIQQWVEISAIKASLKAAKTDKG, from the coding sequence ATGGCTTCCGCCAAACCAAAAATCACATGGAAAACCTTAATCATGCTTTTGGTTGGCATAATAGCCTTCGTCTTATACCTTTTCATACTACGTGTAGACATACCAGAAATAATCGCGAAAATTCAAAATGTAAACATGCCATTATATTTGTTAGCTGCTTCGCTTATTTTCGTTGAAATGTTTCTTTATTCGCTGGCTTGGCACTCTCTGCTTAGCTTTCTTTCAGTGAAACTTTCAGTGTTGAAATCTTACTTGTATGTTTGGTATGGAAACTTTATGGACATAATAATTCCAGCTGAATCCATAAGTGGAGAAATATCTAGGGCGTATTTAATCACAAGAGAGCAGGGAAACTCCGTAAGCGGAAAGGTTGCCGCATCCCTAGTAGCCCACAGGCTAATAGGCATGAGCGTAGGCGCCGCAACAATTGGAACTGGAACAATAATGCTTCTAATGGCGCCTGTTAACCCACTAATTTTTAATTTAAGCGTCTTCGTCACCGCAGCAACAATATTCTTCATCCTTTTACTTGTCATATTATGTGTTAAAATAAATTGGACCTTAAAGATCATAGACCGCCTAATCAAAATTATCGAATTTGTTGGTAAAGGCCGGTGGAAATCGAGGCTAGCGAAGGCGAAGGAGGATGCCTTTAAAATTGTTGGAATGTTCCACGATTCAATGAAGGAATATGCCCGCGCGCCCAAGGTCGTCTTAACATCCATACTGTTGTCCGCGTTTTCGTGGCTCTCTTATTTGGCTATCTGCTACATAGTTTTTCTAGCCTTGGGTTTTGATAAACCTCCCTTGGACATGATTAGCATTATTTTCGTGACGCAATCCATAACAACGGCTATAAAGTCCATTCCCATAGGCATTCCTTTTGAGGTTGGGCTGCCAGAAATAACCATGACGACGCTTTACGTGGTTTTTGGCATACCGTTTGACGTAAGCGCAACAGCAACAATTCTCACTAGGATTTTGTCGCTTTGGATGAAGTTCTTCGTGGGATTTGCAATCCAACAATGGGTTGAAATCTCAGCGATAAAGGCGTCGCTTAAAGCTGCCAAAACCGATAAAGGCTAA
- the uppS gene encoding polyprenyl diphosphate synthase, protein MLRSILSAIGAYKIYERWLWHQVKSGVKPEHIAVILDGNRRWASEKDLDPWYGHKEGAEKVEKLLEWCLKLNVKSITLYAFSTENFQRPRKEVEEIMRIAAEKLQKIITDERIHKNKVRVKVIGRTNLLPENLQKIIADVEKATQNYDRHFLNVAFAYGGRAEIVDAARKIAEKIQKKELAPEDVDEELFEQHLYTSHLPKQDPDLIIRTSGEERLSGFLLWQSAYSELCFLDVYWPDFRLIDLLRAVRTFQKRKRRFGA, encoded by the coding sequence ATGCTAAGGTCGATACTTTCAGCCATCGGCGCGTACAAAATTTATGAGAGGTGGCTTTGGCACCAGGTTAAAAGCGGTGTTAAGCCAGAACACATAGCCGTAATCTTGGATGGGAATAGGCGGTGGGCCTCGGAGAAAGACCTTGACCCATGGTATGGCCACAAAGAGGGAGCTGAAAAAGTTGAGAAGCTCCTTGAATGGTGTTTAAAACTTAATGTTAAGTCCATAACATTGTACGCTTTTTCAACAGAGAACTTCCAACGACCCAGAAAAGAAGTTGAGGAGATTATGCGAATTGCCGCTGAAAAACTTCAAAAAATTATAACAGATGAGAGAATCCACAAGAACAAAGTTCGGGTTAAGGTTATTGGAAGAACAAATTTGCTTCCAGAGAATCTGCAGAAAATCATAGCCGATGTGGAGAAAGCCACGCAAAATTATGATAGGCACTTTTTGAACGTAGCCTTCGCTTATGGTGGAAGAGCCGAGATAGTGGATGCTGCAAGGAAAATTGCTGAAAAGATTCAGAAAAAGGAGTTGGCTCCTGAAGACGTCGACGAGGAACTGTTTGAACAGCACCTTTACACTTCACACTTACCAAAGCAAGACCCAGACTTGATTATAAGGACTTCTGGAGAGGAGAGACTCAGCGGTTTCTTATTGTGGCAGTCAGCCTATAGCGAACTTTGCTTCCTAGATGTTTATTGGCCTGACTTCCGCCTAATCGACCTTTTAAGGGCTGTTAGAACCTTCCAGAAACGGAAAAGGCGTTTCGGAGCCTAA
- a CDS encoding redox-regulated ATPase YchF: MQKSYSRLLGIVGKPNTGKSTFFSAATLAPAEIANYPFTTIKPNRGVGYVRTPCVCKEFGVKDTPVNSLCMDGVRLIPVEFIDCAGLVPGAWQGRGLGNQFLDEIRKADVLIHIVDASGGTDSEGRICKPGEHDPVEDVKFLEHEITMWMANILKRDWPKIARTAESGSTDLISILEERLSGLAIRRAHIFEAVRRTGLNADKPTSWSEEDFLGFIATLRQIAKPMLIAANKMDVPTAEENLERLKRLNYIVVPCCAEAELALRRAAEKKLIDYRPGDCNFRINNPERLTESQLKALETIREKVLLKFGSTGVQEAINMAYFKLLNMITVYPVEDLEHLSDHHGRVLPDAYLVPYGTTARELAYLIHTELGESFIYAIEARERKRVGEDYLLKDRDVISIVSAKKRA; the protein is encoded by the coding sequence ATGCAGAAATCTTATTCAAGGCTATTGGGGATCGTCGGAAAACCCAATACTGGAAAATCCACATTCTTCAGCGCTGCAACCCTCGCGCCGGCTGAGATTGCAAACTATCCTTTCACAACAATAAAGCCTAACAGAGGTGTAGGCTACGTGAGAACGCCCTGCGTCTGCAAAGAGTTTGGAGTTAAAGATACGCCTGTAAACTCCCTATGCATGGATGGTGTTCGCCTAATCCCTGTTGAGTTCATCGACTGCGCTGGACTTGTCCCAGGAGCATGGCAAGGAAGAGGTTTAGGCAACCAGTTCTTGGATGAGATAAGGAAGGCTGACGTGCTAATTCATATCGTAGACGCTTCTGGCGGAACAGACTCTGAAGGAAGAATCTGCAAACCAGGTGAACATGACCCCGTAGAGGATGTAAAGTTTCTCGAGCACGAAATAACCATGTGGATGGCGAACATCCTAAAAAGGGATTGGCCAAAAATTGCAAGAACAGCCGAATCAGGGTCAACGGACCTAATTTCAATTTTGGAGGAGAGGCTTAGTGGCTTAGCTATTAGAAGAGCCCACATTTTCGAAGCTGTAAGGAGGACAGGTTTAAATGCTGATAAACCTACAAGCTGGAGTGAAGAGGACTTTCTAGGGTTTATCGCCACTTTGAGGCAAATTGCAAAGCCTATGCTGATAGCGGCAAACAAGATGGATGTGCCAACAGCCGAAGAAAACCTTGAGAGACTGAAAAGGCTGAACTATATTGTTGTTCCATGCTGTGCTGAAGCAGAACTCGCGTTGCGGAGAGCCGCGGAGAAAAAGCTTATAGATTATAGACCGGGTGACTGCAACTTCAGAATTAACAATCCAGAAAGGCTCACTGAAAGCCAGCTTAAAGCCTTGGAAACAATTAGAGAAAAGGTTTTGTTGAAATTTGGCTCCACGGGCGTTCAAGAAGCCATAAACATGGCATACTTTAAACTTCTAAATATGATTACAGTTTATCCAGTCGAGGATTTGGAGCATTTATCTGACCATCATGGTAGGGTTTTGCCAGACGCTTACCTGGTGCCTTATGGAACAACGGCCCGTGAACTCGCCTACCTAATCCACACAGAACTCGGTGAAAGCTTCATCTACGCCATAGAAGCCAGAGAAAGAAAACGCGTCGGGGAAGACTACCTACTAAAGGATAGGGATGTCATCTCAATAGTCAGCGCCAAAAAAAGAGCGTAA
- a CDS encoding transglutaminase domain-containing protein yields the protein MKTGFKPSVATLTIIVLLFSHTSTLEDAQYVMGSENSGFIKYVVNGVFVGELTHVIRITNPTQRRADGVNLYVPLVRNETARHYVILYNVKSTRDYSLISDGYGNIYIYWENLEISQGQTFTVELDYRVLSFSLTYKINSSMIGSYDKNSKLYIKYTQPEELIESDHEEIVEKAQEITQGVEDPLVKARLIYNFVVNYLRYEVQEEEKGALWALENGKGDCSEYSYLFVALCRAAGIPARVQAGFAFHYVGQVLEDGHMWAEYYLENYGWIPVDATWRLFNVIDNKHFSSIRSMPEVTPYANYFINGTGAPRLMDGQAVQLTALQPSTFNDYIFAQNIKNAIQRIKEAEIAISIGKFSGASFIFPSEMQEVEQELLNAKVFVQNAIDSWETSTQIADSNASLALENAEKALQDAWMLVLKAFALYMGILTVLMLISLAFVRRSRKDLSERVGTSHIATNRL from the coding sequence ATGAAAACCGGGTTCAAGCCATCGGTTGCTACCCTCACAATAATTGTTCTGTTGTTTTCTCATACGTCTACATTAGAGGACGCTCAATATGTCATGGGTTCTGAAAATTCGGGGTTCATAAAATATGTTGTAAACGGTGTTTTTGTCGGTGAGCTCACACATGTAATTAGGATTACAAATCCAACGCAGCGCAGAGCAGACGGCGTAAACCTTTACGTTCCACTAGTTAGGAATGAAACTGCAAGACACTATGTCATACTCTACAATGTTAAGTCGACAAGAGACTATAGCCTAATATCTGATGGTTATGGAAACATATACATTTACTGGGAAAATCTGGAAATTTCACAAGGTCAAACTTTTACGGTGGAACTTGATTACCGGGTTCTTTCTTTCAGCCTCACTTATAAGATTAACTCAAGCATGATAGGAAGTTACGATAAAAACTCGAAGCTTTACATAAAATATACACAGCCCGAAGAACTCATAGAATCAGACCATGAGGAAATTGTTGAAAAGGCACAGGAAATAACGCAGGGCGTAGAAGACCCGCTTGTGAAGGCTCGTTTAATCTACAATTTTGTGGTTAATTATCTGCGGTATGAGGTGCAAGAAGAGGAAAAGGGCGCACTATGGGCTTTAGAAAACGGCAAAGGAGACTGCTCTGAATATTCCTACTTGTTTGTTGCCTTGTGTAGGGCTGCTGGGATTCCAGCGAGGGTTCAAGCTGGTTTCGCTTTCCATTACGTTGGACAAGTTCTGGAAGACGGGCACATGTGGGCTGAATACTACCTTGAGAATTATGGATGGATACCTGTAGACGCCACATGGCGGCTCTTCAATGTCATAGACAACAAACATTTCAGCTCTATTAGAAGCATGCCCGAAGTCACGCCATACGCGAATTATTTTATCAACGGCACAGGCGCTCCAAGGCTGATGGACGGTCAAGCAGTCCAATTGACCGCCCTTCAGCCAAGCACATTCAATGATTACATTTTCGCCCAGAACATTAAAAACGCCATTCAAAGGATTAAAGAGGCGGAGATTGCCATCTCCATCGGAAAGTTTTCCGGAGCATCCTTCATTTTCCCTTCAGAAATGCAAGAGGTTGAGCAGGAGCTTTTAAACGCGAAAGTCTTTGTTCAAAACGCCATAGATTCATGGGAGACATCCACTCAAATCGCGGATTCAAACGCTTCACTAGCCCTTGAAAATGCTGAGAAAGCCTTACAAGACGCTTGGATGCTCGTCTTAAAAGCCTTCGCCTTATACATGGGCATCCTTACCGTGTTGATGCTTATTTCACTTGCCTTTGTTAGGCGCTCCAGAAAGGACTTATCTGAAAGGGTTGGCACAAGCCATATAGCCACAAACCGCCTGTAA
- a CDS encoding zinc-dependent dehydrogenase: protein MKTIELKMKAAVYYSQLNIRIEEMLTPKIGDDEVLVEMKACGICGSDLMDWYLKNRAPLVLGHEPSGVIVEKGKNVKNFDIGDRVFVHHHVACLKCHYCLHGDYTLCDQFHKTNIVPGGFAEYFRVPAPNLQLDTLKIPDNMSFEEATLIEPVGCCIRAIKKCGIRKGDTIAVIGSGATGIIHTVLAKIFGARKVIVSDLIDFRLKFAEKFGADVTVNPLNQNLATIVKRETGGRGVDLAIITAPSLEAYKTGLGICRKGGKLCVFAPTDPGKILEISPKQLFFNELQIIPSYSTSHIETREALELIKSGKIRVKDLITHRFPLEETAKAFKTALEDKESLKVIVLGK from the coding sequence GTGAAAACCATTGAGTTGAAAATGAAAGCCGCCGTTTATTATAGTCAATTAAACATAAGAATCGAGGAGATGTTAACACCCAAGATTGGCGATGACGAAGTTCTCGTTGAGATGAAGGCTTGTGGAATCTGCGGCTCAGATTTGATGGATTGGTATCTGAAAAATCGTGCCCCGCTGGTTCTTGGACACGAGCCTTCAGGCGTCATTGTTGAGAAGGGAAAAAACGTTAAAAATTTTGATATTGGCGACAGAGTTTTTGTCCACCATCATGTTGCGTGTTTGAAATGCCACTACTGTCTACATGGAGATTACACTCTATGCGATCAGTTTCACAAAACAAACATTGTTCCGGGAGGTTTCGCAGAGTACTTCAGGGTTCCAGCTCCAAACCTCCAACTGGACACGCTTAAAATTCCAGATAACATGTCCTTTGAGGAAGCTACCCTAATCGAGCCTGTTGGCTGCTGCATAAGAGCCATTAAAAAATGTGGCATTCGTAAGGGCGATACTATCGCTGTGATAGGCTCTGGAGCAACAGGCATAATTCACACAGTTTTAGCCAAGATTTTTGGTGCTAGAAAGGTTATTGTAAGCGACTTAATTGACTTCCGCTTGAAATTTGCCGAAAAATTCGGAGCCGACGTCACCGTAAATCCATTAAACCAAAATTTAGCCACAATCGTCAAGAGAGAAACTGGCGGTAGGGGCGTTGACCTAGCAATTATCACAGCTCCAAGCCTAGAAGCCTACAAGACTGGGCTGGGCATATGCAGAAAAGGCGGGAAACTCTGCGTTTTCGCCCCAACAGACCCTGGAAAAATTTTGGAAATAAGCCCAAAACAACTTTTCTTTAACGAGCTGCAGATAATTCCCTCCTATTCAACTTCTCATATAGAGACTAGGGAAGCCCTAGAGCTGATAAAATCTGGAAAAATACGCGTGAAAGATTTGATAACCCACCGCTTTCCGCTTGAGGAAACTGCCAAAGCCTTTAAAACCGCTTTGGAAGATAAAGAGAGCCTAAAGGTCATTGTGTTGGGCAAGTGA
- a CDS encoding zinc-binding dehydrogenase: MKAAMLYGIKDLRVEDVEIPKVRAGEVLVRVRAATTCGTDLKIFQRGYVEKVIKLPTVFGHEWAGEVVEVGEGLEWPKKGMRVRAGNSAPCLRCFMCGKGKYNLCENMIWLWGAYAEYIKVPVHMVRVNMQEIPSHISYEEAAITEPLACVLHGVEEARVRLGDSVAVIGAGPIGLLHLLTVKKMGAEKVIMIDLIDERLEFAKKLGADETINAGRENVEEAVRKVTSGYGADVVIEAIGQPQTWEQALRLVRKGGIVLEFGGCPPGAEVRFNAEKLHYGEVTVLGTFHATPIHFRKALNLIASKTINVAPLITRKMSLEKIGEAFEMLATSKKEIKIAIQP, from the coding sequence ATGAAGGCAGCCATGCTCTATGGGATTAAAGACTTACGAGTTGAGGATGTGGAAATTCCAAAAGTTAGAGCTGGCGAAGTTCTTGTGCGGGTTAGGGCGGCGACAACATGCGGCACAGACCTTAAAATTTTCCAGCGGGGCTACGTCGAAAAGGTGATAAAGCTTCCAACAGTTTTTGGACATGAATGGGCAGGCGAGGTCGTAGAAGTCGGCGAAGGACTGGAATGGCCTAAAAAGGGCATGAGGGTTCGCGCTGGCAACAGCGCCCCATGCCTACGCTGTTTCATGTGTGGTAAAGGCAAATACAATCTTTGCGAGAACATGATTTGGCTCTGGGGAGCCTACGCCGAATACATAAAGGTCCCAGTCCACATGGTCCGCGTTAACATGCAGGAAATCCCATCGCATATATCTTATGAGGAGGCTGCCATAACGGAGCCTCTGGCATGCGTGCTCCACGGAGTTGAGGAGGCAAGGGTTAGGCTCGGCGACTCGGTGGCGGTTATTGGAGCTGGACCCATAGGGCTTTTGCACCTTTTGACGGTTAAGAAGATGGGAGCTGAAAAAGTCATAATGATAGACCTTATTGATGAAAGGCTGGAATTCGCCAAAAAGCTTGGAGCAGATGAAACCATAAATGCTGGAAGGGAAAATGTCGAAGAAGCTGTTCGCAAGGTAACAAGCGGTTATGGAGCTGACGTCGTTATTGAGGCTATTGGGCAGCCCCAAACGTGGGAGCAAGCCCTAAGGCTTGTAAGAAAGGGCGGAATAGTCCTAGAATTTGGCGGATGTCCACCCGGGGCGGAGGTGCGGTTTAACGCTGAAAAGCTCCATTATGGAGAAGTCACTGTGCTGGGCACTTTCCACGCGACACCCATACATTTTAGGAAAGCCCTAAACCTAATAGCCTCGAAAACCATCAACGTGGCGCCCCTCATAACGCGAAAAATGTCCCTAGAAAAGATAGGGGAAGCCTTCGAAATGCTAGCCACATCAAAGAAGGAAATAAAAATAGCCATACAACCATAA
- the rimI gene encoding ribosomal protein S18-alanine N-acetyltransferase — protein sequence MLETVKIEDASIKHLDKLFEIEMECFKSEAFTKQQIAQLLQNQNCISLIAKENDKIIGFIIGMIYVEDDVLTGHILTIDVSPSHRRKGVGIKLLQELEEIFRDRQVKVSRLEVREDNVAALSLYQKFGYKKIGRLQHYYGDAHGILLEKVLAKP from the coding sequence GTGTTAGAGACGGTAAAGATCGAAGACGCCTCAATAAAGCATCTGGACAAACTTTTCGAGATCGAGATGGAATGTTTTAAGAGTGAAGCCTTCACAAAACAGCAAATAGCCCAACTACTCCAAAATCAGAACTGCATAAGCCTAATTGCAAAGGAAAACGACAAAATCATAGGATTCATCATAGGAATGATCTACGTTGAAGACGACGTTTTAACTGGGCATATATTGACCATAGATGTTTCCCCAAGCCACCGCCGCAAAGGCGTAGGAATCAAATTACTGCAAGAATTGGAGGAAATCTTCAGAGATAGGCAAGTGAAGGTTTCTCGCCTAGAGGTTAGGGAGGACAACGTTGCAGCATTAAGCCTTTACCAAAAGTTTGGTTATAAGAAAATTGGGAGGCTACAACATTATTATGGGGATGCCCACGGAATACTTCTTGAAAAGGTGTTAGCTAAGCCTTAA